The following coding sequences are from one Niveibacterium umoris window:
- a CDS encoding type II secretion system F family protein codes for MAVFAYRAMNRTGRVIRGEMEAVNLVDLELRLRRMDLDFINGEAARTGVAWRRGRIPRRELMHFCFHLEQLTRAGVPILESLCDLRDSTVHARFREIVAGLVESIEGGRSLSQAMQEQPTAFDSVFCALIRAGEATGNLPEVLDALNESLKRDDELASYTQRLVIYPSIVVSVILGAITVSMVYVVPELSKLFVSTGQALPFHTRALIAVSHVVSQHGWWLALLLVGSVIGLRIAAINNTNLQMRIDRAKLSAPLFGEVYRKIILARFASLFSMMYGSGIAIIDSVRIAQDVAGNKLVQRALIQVEQHIAEGQNVTSAFGRVGLFPPLVTRMLRIGENTGALDKALQNVSYFYERDVRESIARVQTMMEPILTLLLGSLLLWVMLSVLGPIYDIITRMKV; via the coding sequence ATGGCTGTCTTTGCCTACCGCGCCATGAACCGCACCGGCCGCGTGATCCGCGGCGAGATGGAGGCGGTGAATCTGGTCGATCTGGAACTGCGCCTGCGCCGGATGGACCTCGACTTCATCAACGGCGAAGCCGCGCGTACCGGGGTCGCCTGGCGGCGCGGCCGCATCCCACGGCGCGAGCTGATGCACTTCTGCTTTCACCTCGAACAGCTCACACGCGCGGGCGTGCCGATTCTCGAATCGCTCTGCGACCTGCGCGACTCCACCGTGCACGCGCGCTTCCGCGAGATCGTGGCCGGTCTGGTCGAAAGCATCGAGGGGGGGCGCAGTCTCTCGCAGGCAATGCAGGAACAGCCCACCGCCTTCGATTCGGTGTTTTGCGCGTTGATCCGCGCCGGCGAGGCGACCGGCAACCTGCCGGAAGTGCTCGACGCGCTCAACGAATCGCTCAAGCGCGACGACGAACTGGCCAGCTATACCCAGCGTCTGGTGATCTACCCGAGCATCGTGGTCAGCGTGATTCTCGGCGCGATCACCGTGTCGATGGTCTACGTAGTCCCGGAGCTGTCGAAGCTCTTCGTTTCCACTGGCCAGGCGCTGCCTTTCCACACTCGCGCGCTGATTGCGGTGTCGCATGTCGTCAGCCAGCATGGCTGGTGGCTGGCGCTGTTGCTGGTCGGGTCTGTCATCGGGCTGCGGATTGCCGCCATCAACAACACCAATCTGCAGATGCGGATCGACAGGGCGAAGCTCTCCGCCCCGTTGTTCGGCGAGGTATACCGCAAGATCATCCTCGCCCGCTTCGCTTCGCTGTTCTCAATGATGTACGGCTCAGGCATCGCGATCATAGATTCGGTGCGGATCGCACAGGACGTGGCCGGCAACAAGCTGGTGCAGCGGGCGCTGATCCAGGTCGAACAGCACATTGCCGAGGGTCAGAATGTCACCTCGGCATTCGGACGGGTCGGGCTCTTCCCGCCGCTGGTGACGCGCATGCTGCGCATCGGCGAGAACACCGGCGCGCTCGACAAGGCGCTGCAGAATGTCAGCTACTTTTACGAACGCGATGTGCGCGAGTCGATAGCACGGGTGCAGACCATGATGGAGCCCATCCTGACGCTTCTGCTCGGCTCGCTGCTGCTTTGGGTGATGCTGTCGGTGCTCGGCCCGATCTACGACATCATCACCCGGATGAAGGTCTGA
- a CDS encoding GspE/PulE family protein, with protein sequence MTDPLSLNRQPLGQLLITQGLIGEDQLRIALMEQARTNQALGKLLIELGFVSESTLRDALSETLGKQAVDLSRAIVDPVALSLVPQELAKRHRLLPLSFDPLGRALTVAISDLDDIVALDKLRSTLPEDISIDTMLAGDSEIVRAIDQHYGYELSIDGILNEIETGEVDFRSLAYSGDEYSQPVVRLVDALLADAVKRESSDIHFEPEANFLRIRYRIDGMLRQIRALHRSYWSAMAVRLKVMANLNIAETRAPQDGRISINISGRPVDFRVSAQPTIHGENIVLRVLDRQKGIVPLNDLGLGEAQLDMLKLMIARPEGIILVTGPTGSGKTTTLYSILRHINDEGINIMTLEDPVEYPMAMIRQTSISEATKLDFANGVRAMMRQDPDVILVGEIRDADTAEMAFRAAMTGHQVYSTLHTNSALGVIPRLLDIGIQPDIMAGHIIGVVGQRLVRKLCPHCKRARPPESFELRLMAIAPERAPASIFEPGGCTRCEFQGFRGRSAIMEVVRMDGDLDELVARRATLREIRNAARAKGFRTLAEDGVRRVLDGTTSLAELARVVDLTDRMS encoded by the coding sequence ATGACCGACCCGCTCTCGCTCAATCGCCAACCGCTAGGCCAGTTGCTGATCACGCAAGGCTTGATCGGCGAAGACCAGTTGCGTATCGCGCTGATGGAGCAGGCGCGCACCAACCAGGCGCTGGGCAAGCTGCTGATCGAGCTTGGCTTCGTATCGGAGAGCACGCTGCGCGACGCGCTGTCCGAGACTCTCGGCAAGCAGGCGGTCGATCTGTCACGTGCGATCGTCGATCCGGTCGCTTTGAGCCTGGTGCCGCAGGAACTCGCCAAACGCCACCGCCTGCTGCCGCTGAGCTTCGACCCGCTGGGTCGCGCGCTGACGGTGGCGATTTCCGATCTCGATGACATCGTCGCGCTCGACAAGCTGCGCAGCACGCTGCCCGAAGACATCTCGATTGACACGATGCTGGCGGGCGACTCGGAGATTGTCCGTGCGATCGACCAGCATTACGGCTACGAACTGTCGATCGACGGCATCCTCAACGAGATCGAGACCGGCGAAGTCGACTTCCGCAGCCTGGCCTATTCGGGGGACGAATACAGCCAGCCGGTGGTGCGCCTGGTGGATGCGTTGCTGGCTGACGCGGTGAAGCGGGAGTCCTCGGACATCCACTTCGAGCCGGAAGCGAACTTCCTGCGCATCCGCTACCGCATCGACGGCATGCTGCGACAGATCCGCGCGCTGCACCGCTCGTACTGGTCGGCGATGGCGGTGCGGCTGAAGGTGATGGCGAACCTGAACATCGCCGAGACCCGCGCGCCGCAGGATGGCCGCATCTCGATCAACATCAGCGGCCGCCCGGTGGATTTCCGCGTCTCGGCGCAACCGACGATCCACGGCGAGAACATCGTGCTGCGGGTGCTCGATCGCCAGAAAGGCATCGTCCCGCTGAACGACCTGGGCCTCGGCGAGGCCCAGCTCGACATGCTCAAGCTGATGATCGCGCGCCCCGAAGGCATCATCCTCGTCACAGGCCCCACCGGCAGCGGCAAGACCACCACGCTGTACTCGATCCTGCGTCACATCAACGACGAAGGCATCAACATCATGACGCTGGAGGATCCGGTCGAATACCCGATGGCCATGATCCGCCAGACCTCGATCTCCGAAGCGACCAAGCTCGACTTCGCCAACGGCGTGCGGGCAATGATGCGGCAGGATCCGGATGTGATCCTGGTGGGCGAAATCCGCGACGCGGACACCGCCGAGATGGCCTTCCGCGCGGCCATGACGGGCCATCAGGTGTACTCGACGCTGCATACCAATTCCGCGCTGGGCGTGATCCCGCGCCTGCTCGACATCGGCATCCAGCCCGACATCATGGCCGGCCACATCATCGGGGTCGTCGGGCAGCGCCTGGTGCGCAAGCTGTGCCCGCACTGCAAGCGCGCCCGGCCTCCCGAATCCTTCGAGCTGCGGCTGATGGCGATTGCGCCGGAGCGCGCGCCGGCCAGCATTTTCGAACCCGGCGGCTGTACCCGCTGCGAATTCCAGGGCTTCCGTGGCCGCAGCGCGATCATGGAAGTGGTGCGGATGGACGGCGACCTCGACGAGTTGGTGGCCCGCCGCGCAACCCTGCGCGAAATCCGCAATGCTGCGCGCGCCAAGGGCTTCCGCACACTCGCCGAAGACGGCGTACGGCGTGTGCTCGACGGCACCACCTCGCTGGCTGAACTTGCGCGCGTGGTCGACCTGACCGACCGCATGTCCTGA
- a CDS encoding ExeA family protein yields MSAAMYLEHFGLNAPPFRITADPDYFYDGAERGATLDALLFALRFEEGVIKVTGEVGAGKTMLLRMLLERLPPDTIAVWLANPSLTPAELLHTIAEQIGANTGDAAQKPAQLDRIQQGLIDLYATGRRVIVLVDEAHAMPPASLEQIRLLSNLETPRHKLLQIVLFGQPELDALLAQPAQRPLRDRITHHFALAPLTRDETRAYLYHRLQAAGHRGRPPFSAAAMNAIARSARGLTRRINILADKALLAAFAASRHDVGVQEVRRAARDAALPDPLPLRMIGALAILVGLVASGGVAYQVSRPAIEHVAPQPHAAASPAKAPPAASVQPGKTQQAAPPAIAPAYADILGTAVATRLAASREWVASQDGARWTIQVGAAAPQQATELEPLIQRIEQVGATQPVHLYAAPGKPVGRIGVVWGDFASAADARRALAQMPEWLRDSRPYVRPIASIRPRSSVAKPAAAAPLSAAGNSVKMGFDPTAQEKAGPRP; encoded by the coding sequence ATGAGCGCCGCGATGTACCTCGAACACTTCGGGCTCAATGCCCCGCCCTTCCGCATCACGGCCGATCCCGATTACTTCTACGACGGCGCCGAACGCGGTGCAACGCTCGACGCCCTGCTGTTCGCGCTGCGCTTTGAAGAGGGCGTCATCAAGGTCACCGGCGAAGTGGGCGCTGGCAAGACCATGCTGCTGCGCATGCTGCTCGAACGGCTGCCACCCGACACCATTGCAGTGTGGCTCGCCAATCCCTCGCTGACGCCCGCCGAACTGCTGCATACGATTGCCGAACAAATCGGCGCAAACACTGGCGACGCCGCGCAAAAGCCCGCACAGCTCGATCGCATCCAGCAAGGCCTGATCGATCTGTATGCCACCGGGCGGCGCGTGATCGTCCTCGTCGACGAGGCCCACGCGATGCCGCCGGCGTCGCTGGAACAGATCCGCCTGCTCTCCAACCTTGAGACGCCGCGCCACAAGCTGCTGCAGATCGTGCTGTTCGGTCAGCCGGAACTCGATGCGCTGCTCGCTCAACCGGCGCAGCGGCCGCTACGTGACCGCATCACCCACCACTTTGCGCTGGCGCCGCTGACCCGCGACGAAACCCGCGCCTACCTTTATCACCGCCTGCAGGCGGCCGGCCACCGCGGTCGGCCGCCCTTCTCCGCCGCGGCGATGAACGCCATTGCCCGCAGCGCCCGCGGGCTGACACGGCGTATCAATATCCTCGCGGACAAGGCATTGCTCGCCGCCTTTGCCGCCAGCCGCCACGATGTCGGCGTGCAAGAGGTGAGGCGCGCCGCGCGCGACGCAGCCCTGCCCGACCCGCTTCCGCTGCGCATGATCGGAGCGCTGGCCATCCTGGTGGGGCTCGTCGCGAGTGGCGGAGTTGCATATCAGGTCAGCCGGCCGGCGATCGAACACGTCGCACCCCAGCCCCACGCCGCTGCGTCACCCGCCAAGGCGCCGCCCGCCGCGAGCGTCCAGCCCGGCAAAACGCAGCAGGCGGCCCCGCCGGCAATCGCGCCAGCCTATGCAGACATCCTCGGTACGGCGGTTGCGACACGCCTTGCGGCCTCGCGCGAGTGGGTCGCAAGCCAGGATGGGGCGCGCTGGACGATCCAGGTCGGCGCCGCGGCGCCTCAGCAGGCCACCGAACTGGAACCGCTGATCCAGCGGATCGAGCAAGTCGGCGCAACGCAGCCGGTGCACCTCTACGCAGCCCCGGGAAAACCCGTCGGGCGCATCGGCGTGGTATGGGGGGATTTCGCCTCTGCGGCAGATGCGCGCCGCGCGCTGGCACAAATGCCAGAGTGGCTGCGCGATTCACGGCCCTATGTGCGCCCGATCGCGAGCATCCGGCCGCGTTCATCGGTCGCAAAACCTGCCGCGGCTGCCCCGCTTTCAGCTGCCGGGAATTCGGTTAAGATGGGATTCGATCCCACCGCCCAAGAGAAAGCCGGACCACGTCCATGA
- a CDS encoding tetratricopeptide repeat protein, with protein sequence MSLLIDALRKAEANRQQAVGGANAAASEVAEALSLEPIDLDTADLPPAAAPAGAYASATKAGQPRLPSVSATAAADEAARRNARQLFNSKPVQRTSPVWWAATGALIIAAGGVGYVWLQTQPRTLGVVQPPARAVTSVEADHAVSAPIAQSAQAEAAPPAPPVKIDPAADPVRPGRNRPRASGVAAADGAADPVVLRAGGPATRSAASTAIEMAYGAYERGELALARSLYQEALRTDPRAADALNGLAATALRQGQPREAEQLFSRALQNNPQDAVARAGMLSLGRETDPMAAESRLKGAIAETPGTASNHFALGNLQAASGRWNDAQQSYFSACTLEPDNPDYLFNLAVALDRINQPRLARQYYERALSAAEKRPAAFDKQAALRRAQSLAAL encoded by the coding sequence ATGAGCCTGCTGATCGATGCCCTTCGCAAGGCCGAGGCCAACCGGCAGCAAGCGGTGGGCGGCGCCAATGCGGCAGCATCCGAAGTCGCCGAAGCGCTATCGCTCGAACCGATCGATCTCGACACCGCCGACCTGCCGCCGGCCGCAGCCCCGGCGGGCGCCTATGCGTCTGCCACCAAGGCGGGGCAACCACGCTTGCCGTCCGTCAGCGCCACAGCAGCGGCAGACGAGGCTGCGCGCCGGAATGCTCGCCAACTGTTCAACTCGAAGCCGGTGCAACGCACCTCGCCGGTGTGGTGGGCCGCGACAGGCGCGCTGATCATTGCCGCGGGCGGCGTGGGCTACGTGTGGTTGCAGACCCAGCCGCGCACACTGGGTGTGGTGCAGCCACCCGCGCGCGCGGTGACGTCGGTCGAGGCCGATCACGCGGTCAGCGCGCCTATCGCACAGTCCGCTCAGGCCGAAGCGGCACCGCCTGCACCGCCGGTCAAGATCGATCCCGCTGCCGATCCCGTCCGCCCGGGCCGCAATCGCCCCCGCGCCAGCGGCGTCGCCGCTGCTGACGGGGCCGCGGACCCGGTCGTTCTACGCGCCGGCGGCCCAGCCACCCGCTCAGCCGCCAGCACCGCGATCGAGATGGCCTATGGCGCGTACGAGCGGGGTGAACTGGCCCTCGCACGCTCGCTTTACCAGGAAGCGCTTCGCACCGATCCGCGCGCGGCCGACGCACTCAACGGCCTCGCCGCTACGGCCTTGCGACAGGGCCAACCCCGCGAAGCGGAGCAACTCTTCTCGCGTGCGCTGCAGAACAATCCACAGGACGCGGTTGCGCGCGCGGGCATGCTTTCGCTCGGTCGTGAGACCGACCCGATGGCTGCGGAGAGTCGCCTCAAAGGCGCCATCGCGGAAACGCCGGGCACCGCCAGCAACCACTTCGCATTGGGCAACCTGCAGGCGGCGAGCGGACGCTGGAACGACGCACAGCAGTCCTACTTCAGCGCCTGCACGCTGGAGCCCGACAACCCGGATTACCTCTTCAACCTGGCCGTCGCGCTGGACCGTATCAACCAGCCACGACTCGCTCGGCAATACTACGAACGCGCGCTGAGCGCCGCCGAAAAGCGCCCGGCGGCCTTCGACAAACAGGCCGCGTTGCGCCGCGCCCAGTCGCTGGCCGCACTCTGA
- a CDS encoding pilus (MSHA type) biogenesis protein MshL translates to MMRRAVSALSALAFLVSAGCAQNPVKPDTGKHIAPEAAASAPVNGPAPIPDPVQQSFALPRPKSAARTETHSVVVHNVKAQDLLFALARDARINVDVHPGVEGTVTLNALDQTLPQLLDRIAQQVDMRWEMRGETLVVKPDSPFLRLYKIDYLNMGRDSNAVVSVSSELGNAGVNGITSAATQSLNGGSNSSTHIENTSRNRFWETLIRNLQEILRETDKLVAADASATRSTAAAPASATPTAPAIALDKYLIERCRKLNPKDVDAMQSCYAQTSQEMLAAERVGRGAPEEVTSATTSGPTYREAASVIASPETGVVSVRATARQHEKVQEFLDRVIDSARRQVLIEATIAEVDLSQNYQQGVDWSKIDLSGTGFRISQGALGNIAAPASSLIEIGFTSKGGSFAGSVKLLESFGDVKVLSSPKVSVLNNQTAVLKVVDNSVYFTIQTNVQRGNGTSQGDLTTYNTTVHTVPIGLILNVTPQIGDNGTVILNVRPSLSRIVGKAVDPNPQLKLLNITNEIPVVRAREIESVIRVENGNIAVMGGLMEDAIEFNKDTVPGAAGLPLIGGLFQNRNDTRRKSELVILLRPTIVRQSSLEGDYREQRGSLPGNEFFKSESGPSLLNLDRIPTATGTK, encoded by the coding sequence ATGATGAGACGCGCAGTCTCCGCCCTCTCCGCACTCGCCTTCCTCGTGTCAGCCGGCTGTGCCCAGAACCCGGTGAAGCCGGACACCGGCAAGCACATCGCCCCAGAAGCGGCGGCCTCGGCACCTGTCAACGGGCCCGCGCCGATTCCGGACCCGGTGCAACAGAGCTTCGCGCTGCCGCGGCCCAAATCGGCGGCACGCACCGAAACGCATTCGGTCGTCGTACATAACGTGAAGGCGCAGGATCTGCTGTTCGCCCTGGCGCGCGACGCCCGCATCAACGTCGACGTCCACCCTGGCGTCGAAGGCACGGTGACGCTCAACGCACTGGACCAGACGCTGCCGCAGTTGCTTGACCGCATTGCGCAACAGGTCGACATGCGCTGGGAAATGCGCGGCGAAACGCTGGTGGTGAAACCGGACTCGCCCTTCCTGCGCCTCTACAAGATCGACTACCTCAACATGGGGCGCGATTCGAATGCAGTCGTGTCGGTGTCGAGCGAACTGGGCAACGCCGGGGTCAATGGCATCACCAGCGCCGCCACGCAGTCACTCAATGGCGGCAGCAATTCCAGCACGCACATCGAGAACACCTCGCGCAACCGTTTCTGGGAGACATTGATCCGCAACCTGCAGGAAATCCTGCGCGAGACGGACAAGCTTGTCGCCGCCGACGCCAGCGCCACACGCAGTACCGCCGCGGCGCCAGCCTCCGCTACGCCGACGGCGCCGGCGATCGCGCTCGACAAGTACCTGATCGAGCGTTGCCGCAAGCTCAATCCGAAAGACGTCGATGCGATGCAGAGCTGCTACGCGCAGACAAGCCAGGAGATGCTTGCCGCAGAGCGTGTCGGCCGCGGCGCGCCTGAAGAAGTAACCAGCGCCACGACGAGCGGCCCGACATACCGCGAAGCGGCCTCGGTCATCGCCAGCCCCGAGACCGGAGTCGTCTCGGTGCGCGCCACCGCCCGCCAGCATGAGAAGGTGCAGGAATTCCTCGATCGCGTCATCGACAGCGCGCGCCGGCAGGTGCTGATTGAAGCCACCATCGCAGAAGTCGACCTGTCGCAAAACTACCAGCAGGGGGTCGACTGGTCGAAGATCGACCTGTCCGGCACCGGCTTCAGGATCTCCCAAGGCGCGCTTGGCAACATCGCAGCACCGGCTTCCAGCCTGATCGAGATCGGCTTCACGTCGAAGGGCGGCAGCTTTGCCGGCAGCGTCAAGCTGCTCGAGTCCTTCGGCGACGTAAAGGTGCTATCGAGCCCCAAGGTCTCGGTGTTGAACAACCAGACTGCCGTACTGAAAGTCGTCGACAACTCGGTCTACTTCACGATCCAGACCAATGTGCAGCGCGGCAACGGCACCAGCCAGGGCGACCTGACGACCTACAACACGACGGTGCATACGGTGCCGATCGGGCTGATCCTCAACGTCACGCCGCAGATCGGCGACAACGGCACGGTGATCCTGAACGTGCGCCCCAGCCTGTCGCGCATCGTCGGCAAGGCCGTGGACCCGAATCCGCAATTGAAGCTTCTGAACATCACCAACGAGATTCCGGTGGTGCGCGCGCGCGAGATTGAATCGGTGATCCGCGTCGAAAACGGCAACATCGCGGTCATGGGCGGCCTGATGGAGGACGCGATCGAGTTCAACAAGGACACGGTGCCCGGTGCTGCCGGCCTGCCCCTGATCGGCGGCCTGTTCCAGAACCGCAACGACACGCGCCGCAAGAGCGAACTGGTGATCCTGCTGCGGCCAACCATCGTGCGTCAGTCCAGCCTCGAAGGCGACTATCGCGAGCAACGCGGCAGCCTGCCGGGTAACGAATTCTTCAAGAGCGAATCAGGCCCCAGCCTGCTCAACCTGGATCGCATCCCGACGGCGACCGGCACGAAATGA
- a CDS encoding adenylate/guanylate cyclase domain-containing protein has product MNFLERLRNAGINPGDSEELRLQKALLVLASGLVSIAAIGWLLIYWALGPKLSTTLPFVLQVLVATNLLIYAASGNFAVFRFSQLAIFLFFPFIAQWAMGNFVTASGVILWGLLAPVGALLCAGPRESVPWFVAYLFLTLLTGGFDFLLADYLIGMPAPVPLKASMAFFALNFATISSIVWLLMRFAILERQKALAALEDAHRLLGIEQDRSERLLLNILPQPVAQRLKDDDCTIADGFADVTVMFADIVSFTELASDMTPQQVFGMLNRVFSKFDEMAERLGLEKIKTIGDAYMVAGGLNTESNDPCAAIAQLALEMRDWLAGAGARGANPLRVRIGIGTGPVVAGVVGKKKFIYDLWGDTVNLASRITGEGAPGSIQCDAATYARLRDRFVFEPPHIVPIKGKGTVVVHRLAGRLGQQVGQALPTHPQRAKVPGGA; this is encoded by the coding sequence ATGAATTTTCTCGAACGCCTGCGAAACGCGGGCATCAACCCCGGCGACAGTGAAGAACTGCGGCTGCAGAAGGCGCTGCTGGTGCTTGCCAGCGGCTTGGTGTCGATCGCCGCGATAGGCTGGCTGCTGATTTACTGGGCCCTCGGGCCAAAACTGTCCACGACGCTGCCCTTCGTGCTGCAGGTGCTCGTCGCGACCAACCTGCTGATCTACGCCGCGAGCGGAAATTTCGCGGTGTTCCGTTTCAGCCAGCTTGCCATCTTCCTGTTCTTTCCCTTCATCGCACAGTGGGCGATGGGGAACTTCGTTACTGCGTCGGGCGTGATCCTTTGGGGGCTGCTCGCGCCGGTCGGAGCGCTGCTCTGCGCCGGTCCGCGAGAATCGGTGCCCTGGTTCGTTGCCTACCTTTTCCTGACTTTGCTGACCGGAGGTTTCGACTTCCTGCTGGCCGACTACCTGATCGGCATGCCTGCGCCGGTGCCGCTGAAGGCATCCATGGCCTTCTTCGCGCTCAACTTCGCCACCATTTCGTCCATCGTATGGCTGCTGATGCGCTTTGCGATTCTCGAACGCCAGAAGGCGCTCGCTGCGCTGGAAGACGCCCACCGCCTGCTTGGGATCGAGCAGGATCGGTCCGAACGCCTGCTGCTCAACATCCTCCCTCAACCGGTGGCGCAGCGCCTGAAAGACGACGACTGCACGATCGCCGACGGCTTCGCCGATGTCACGGTGATGTTCGCTGACATCGTCAGCTTTACCGAGCTCGCGTCGGACATGACCCCGCAACAGGTGTTCGGGATGCTGAACCGGGTCTTCTCGAAGTTCGACGAGATGGCCGAGCGCCTCGGCCTGGAGAAGATCAAGACGATCGGCGACGCCTACATGGTGGCCGGCGGACTCAACACCGAATCAAACGACCCCTGCGCAGCCATCGCACAACTGGCGCTGGAGATGCGGGACTGGTTGGCCGGCGCAGGCGCACGCGGCGCCAACCCGCTGCGGGTACGGATCGGCATCGGCACCGGGCCAGTGGTGGCCGGGGTGGTTGGCAAAAAGAAATTTATCTACGACCTGTGGGGCGACACGGTGAACCTCGCCAGCCGCATTACCGGCGAGGGCGCGCCAGGGTCGATCCAATGCGACGCGGCCACCTACGCGCGCCTGCGCGACCGCTTCGTCTTCGAGCCCCCGCACATCGTGCCGATCAAGGGGAAAGGCACGGTGGTCGTGCACCGCCTCGCGGGGCGTCTGGGTCAGCAGGTCGGGCAAGCGTTGCCGACGCACCCTCAACGGGCCAAGGTACCCGGCGGCGCCTGA
- a CDS encoding type II secretion system protein produces MNHRIEVPKNLGFTLIEMAVAIAIIAVLSTSVLMAVRVQAVQRQTSETRAALDEAREALLAFASANGYLPCPASGAAAGYGKEGSRSNDGVCVNRRGLLPWETLGIQSLDGWNHRLAYLVSPALTVPPATPSPPSVHFTLDTAGTVRIAPSAASGGSDSTLLASAGSVACAVWSYGSNGYFANNPDGSAINGASAGPDETQNGSGSDLVVVARDISENPAAAGGAFDDQVIWISRFVLFGRMMAAGKLP; encoded by the coding sequence ATGAATCACCGTATTGAAGTGCCAAAGAATCTGGGCTTCACCCTGATCGAGATGGCAGTCGCGATCGCCATCATCGCGGTATTGAGCACAAGCGTCCTGATGGCGGTCCGAGTCCAGGCTGTGCAGCGCCAGACAAGCGAAACCCGAGCTGCCTTGGACGAGGCGCGTGAGGCCTTGCTCGCTTTTGCATCGGCCAACGGCTACCTGCCCTGCCCGGCGAGCGGCGCCGCAGCGGGCTACGGCAAGGAAGGCAGTCGGAGTAACGACGGGGTCTGTGTCAACCGTCGCGGCTTGCTACCTTGGGAGACGTTGGGCATTCAATCGCTCGACGGCTGGAATCACCGCCTGGCCTATCTGGTTTCGCCGGCACTCACCGTGCCCCCCGCCACACCTTCGCCGCCATCTGTCCACTTCACGCTCGACACTGCGGGCACAGTGAGGATCGCCCCCAGCGCCGCCAGCGGGGGATCCGACTCAACCCTGCTCGCAAGCGCCGGCTCTGTTGCCTGCGCGGTCTGGTCTTACGGTTCGAACGGATACTTTGCAAACAACCCCGACGGGTCGGCAATCAACGGCGCGTCGGCGGGGCCGGACGAAACCCAGAACGGTTCCGGGTCCGACTTGGTCGTCGTCGCGCGCGACATATCGGAGAATCCGGCCGCCGCGGGCGGCGCCTTCGATGATCAGGTCATCTGGATTTCGCGCTTCGTCCTTTTCGGCCGCATGATGGCTGCCGGAAAACTCCCCTGA